From the Oleiphilus messinensis genome, one window contains:
- the pip gene encoding prolyl aminopeptidase has product MLVLFPEIKPHAEHRFKVDDIHTIYVEESGNPKGVPVLVVHGGPGAGCESYYRRFFDAERYRIILFDQRGAGRSTPLAELQNNTTQDLVSDMEFIRAELGIDKWMLFGGSWGSSLSLYYAQQHPERVLGMVLRGIFLCRKQDFDWFYSEGGASRVFPEHWQEFLSVIPESERDNLMQAYYRRLTSDNELEQIQAAKAWSTWEGRCATLHPNQKVVEHFGHPHVAISLARIECHYFLNKAFMADNQLLDQAPALNGIPGIVVHGRYDMVCPLDNAVSLCDRWEDAELQIIRDAGHSASEAAIIDGLVRACEKMSSRFGPDFL; this is encoded by the coding sequence ATGCTCGTGCTTTTCCCCGAAATCAAGCCTCACGCAGAACACCGCTTTAAAGTCGATGATATCCACACAATCTATGTGGAGGAATCCGGGAATCCAAAAGGAGTGCCGGTTCTGGTGGTGCATGGTGGTCCAGGGGCCGGGTGTGAATCCTACTATCGCCGTTTTTTTGATGCGGAGCGCTACCGTATTATTCTGTTTGATCAGCGTGGAGCCGGGCGATCGACCCCGTTGGCGGAATTGCAGAATAATACAACGCAGGATCTGGTTTCGGATATGGAATTTATCCGAGCTGAATTGGGCATTGATAAGTGGATGTTGTTTGGTGGATCCTGGGGCTCTTCCCTGAGTCTCTATTACGCGCAACAACACCCCGAGCGCGTACTGGGTATGGTGCTTCGCGGCATATTCCTGTGCCGTAAACAAGACTTTGACTGGTTCTATAGTGAAGGTGGGGCTTCAAGGGTATTTCCTGAGCATTGGCAGGAGTTTTTATCTGTTATACCAGAATCCGAGCGAGACAATCTGATGCAGGCTTATTACCGCCGCCTGACCAGTGATAACGAATTGGAGCAGATTCAGGCAGCCAAGGCCTGGTCAACGTGGGAGGGGCGGTGTGCGACGCTGCATCCAAATCAAAAGGTCGTGGAGCACTTTGGTCACCCGCATGTTGCGATTTCACTGGCACGTATCGAGTGTCATTATTTTCTGAACAAGGCATTCATGGCTGATAACCAATTACTGGATCAAGCCCCTGCGTTGAACGGCATTCCAGGGATCGTTGTCCATGGCCGATACGACATGGTTTGCCCGCTTGATAATGCAGTGTCGCTATGTGATCGCTGGGAGGATGCGGAGTTGCAGATCATTCGTGATGCCGGTCACTCCGCTTCAGAGGCTGCGATTATTGATGGCCTCGTTCGAGCTTGTGAAAAAATGAGCTCACGTTTTGGTCCGGACTTCCTGTGA
- the dtd gene encoding D-aminoacyl-tRNA deacylase has protein sequence MKALVQRVTEARVEVNGEVVGEIERGILLLLGVERDDNEACADRLAQKVAQYRIFEDEQGKMNRSLVDMAGGLLVVSQFTLVADTRKGLRPSFSKGAAPSEGQRLYDYFVEQAGKWIDSVATGCFGANMQVSLINDGPVTFLLET, from the coding sequence TTGAAGGCATTGGTACAGCGCGTCACTGAAGCCCGCGTAGAAGTGAATGGCGAAGTTGTAGGCGAAATCGAACGCGGTATTTTGCTGTTACTTGGTGTAGAGCGTGATGACAATGAGGCATGTGCTGATCGTTTGGCCCAAAAGGTTGCGCAGTATCGGATTTTTGAGGATGAACAAGGCAAGATGAATCGTAGTCTTGTCGACATGGCCGGTGGCCTGCTTGTGGTGTCTCAATTTACGTTGGTCGCGGATACCCGTAAAGGTTTGCGACCGAGTTTCTCCAAAGGGGCGGCACCCTCCGAGGGGCAACGGCTCTATGATTATTTTGTCGAGCAGGCGGGGAAATGGATCGACTCGGTTGCGACAGGGTGTTTTGGGGCGAACATGCAGGTTAGTTTAATAAATGATGGGCCGGTTACGTTTCTGTTAGAGACATAA
- a CDS encoding porin, whose amino-acid sequence MKKTLIASAVAAATLSSTAFAMDPASELAAKLDSMPTVYGNIQLVWAYENIDGGTSNQQLADNGSTLGVKHEHEIAPGLTGFMKAELEFTADEKGPNGLDKLDEAYIGLKGNFGKVWVGSDDSIYESYVDKIVNYYEYADLNVGGNYDTGEGDLIQYETPKIAGGLTIGAAVQINGDAENADKSYPYQIGAKYSMDAITVAVAMDSNDGDEGPNSNTYGVMAGFGADNFSVSAEFQTREDVADLFGVFASFSAGANTFAVSYEFEDQDSGDEVNVISAQALHNMSDNMYVYVEGYWADAEPEGSSDSTETTQLALGAVYAF is encoded by the coding sequence ATGAAAAAGACTCTGATCGCTTCAGCAGTAGCAGCAGCTACCTTGTCATCAACAGCATTCGCGATGGACCCAGCGTCTGAGCTGGCTGCTAAACTGGACAGCATGCCAACTGTATACGGTAACATTCAGTTGGTTTGGGCGTATGAGAATATTGACGGTGGTACCAGCAATCAGCAATTAGCTGACAATGGCTCTACTTTGGGTGTTAAGCACGAGCACGAAATTGCACCTGGCCTGACTGGTTTCATGAAGGCTGAATTGGAATTTACTGCCGATGAGAAAGGTCCGAATGGTCTGGACAAACTGGACGAAGCGTACATTGGACTGAAGGGCAACTTTGGTAAAGTGTGGGTCGGTTCTGATGACTCCATTTATGAAAGCTATGTCGATAAAATTGTAAACTACTACGAGTACGCAGATCTGAATGTTGGTGGAAACTACGACACCGGAGAAGGCGACCTGATCCAATATGAAACGCCTAAAATCGCTGGTGGTTTGACTATCGGTGCAGCTGTTCAAATCAACGGTGATGCAGAAAACGCAGATAAGTCTTACCCTTACCAAATCGGCGCGAAATATTCCATGGACGCAATCACGGTTGCTGTAGCGATGGATTCCAACGATGGTGACGAAGGTCCAAACTCCAACACTTATGGTGTAATGGCTGGCTTTGGCGCTGATAATTTCAGTGTATCTGCTGAGTTCCAAACCCGTGAAGATGTGGCTGATTTGTTTGGCGTATTTGCCAGCTTCTCTGCGGGTGCAAACACTTTCGCTGTTTCATACGAATTTGAAGATCAGGATTCTGGCGATGAAGTTAACGTAATCTCTGCACAAGCACTGCACAACATGTCTGATAACATGTATGTGTATGTAGAAGGTTACTGGGCTGATGCAGAGCCAGAAGGAAGTTCTGATAGCACAGAAACAACTCAACTGGCTTTGGGTGCTGTATACGCATTCTAA